The Elusimicrobiota bacterium nucleotide sequence GACCAGAGACGGGGTGTAGTTGTCCAGGCTGTGGACGGGAGGAAGGTCCACTAAAAAGTGCCGTAAGAAAAGGCCGAGGGCCAAAACCGCGAAGATGAAACCCGTCAAGAGAATTGAGATCAGGGCTCGATGGCGAACGAATGGATTGTTCATGGGCCCCTATCCTACGTTTTTGGAAAAGACCCATCAAGATTTTTTCGACGATAGAGAAGGCGCCCATGGGCTTGCGGACCCAATGAGGGGATGCTAGAATCCCAACGCTATAGATTTTTCCCCGGTAGCTCAATGGTGGAGCATTCGACTGTATGAAATGCGCTTGGCGCCGGTGCGATCGAGTGTTGACAGGGCGGCAAAGAAAGTTTTGTGGATTAAACTTCAAAACAAAATTCTTTGTTGCTCGTAGACGCAGTAACCTGAAATCAATGGCTGTTGGCCATATGGGCGGACGTTGTCAGCTCTGCGGTTACAGCCGATGTTTCCAGGCTTTGACGTTTCATCATGTTGATGGAAAGTCTTTCGGCATAGCTTTTAAGGGCTATACGAGATCTTGGGAACGAGTCAAAGCAGAACTCAAGAATTGCCTGCTTGTCTGTGCGAACTGTCACGCGGAATTGCACGCCCAGCTTAATAATGCAGCCCCGTTTGGAAACAGGCGGGTGAATAACCAGGTGAATTCAGGGAAGCCTTCGTCCAAAAGACATGGGAATCCTGAGCCAAGCCCAACATCATCGGTTGGGAAGGTGCAGAGACTAGAGCTTACGCTCGTACCCCGTAAGGGGGAAGCGCCTGGCTCCGTCACCCCAGACTTCCGGGGCCGGAGATGAGATAGTCCAAGCCTTGAGGAAACTCAAGGGAACTTGTAATCGAAGGGTTGCTGGTTCGAGTCCAGCCCGGGGAGTATTTTTATTCCGGTTTGTCGTCGCGCGATCCATCTGAATGGGTGTCGCGACGGGAAACCGGATTTTTCTTTTCCCAGGAGGCGGCTCGGTTCGGTATAATAGAGCCATTAATCCAATGGGAAGGAGGAACCCATGTCCGAACCTCGCGTGGCTCAGAAAGGTCCTTATATCAAAGAAGAAAGCCCTGGAATGAAACACTGGTGTGCGTGTGGGCATTCGGCGAACCAACCCTACTGCGATGGGGCCCATGCCAAAAGTGGGACGGGGCTTCGACCTGTTCCTGTTGAAATAAATGAGGTCAAAAAAGTGGCGTGGTGTGGGTGTAAGCACACCAAGACCCCGCCCTATTGCGACGGAACCCACCGTAACCTCCCCGCCTAGGTTCCGATCTTTGCGGAACGCTGCGATCGCGTGACAGCCCCATCTGTCGTTGTGGTGGGTGGGGGGGCCGCGGGATTTTTTGCCGCCATTGCCGCGGCGGAGGTCGGGGCTTCGGTTGTTCTCCTGGAACGGGGACGGGAGGTTTTGGCAAAAGTCCGGATCTCGGGAGGTGGGCGATGTAATGTGACACACGCCTGTTTCGAACCGAAACGTCTCGTTCAACATTATCCCCGGGGGGGGCGCGAGCTCTTAGGTCCCTTTCACCACTTTCAGCCCCGTGACACCATGGACTGGTTTCTCAAACGGGGTGTCGATCTGAAGATCGAATCCGATGGTCGCGTTTTCCCCTCTTCCAACCAATCCCAATCCATTGTGGACGCTCTGATGAGTGCCGCCCGTGCGGCCGGTGTCAGGATCCACACGGGTCTCGGGGATCTGCATGTCAAAAAAGAAGAAAACCATTTTCGGGTCCATCAGGGTGAAAACCTGTGGCAAGGGGACCGCTTGATCCTGGCCACCGGAAGCGGAGCCCAAGGCCATCGCTGGGCCCACGAGCTGGGGCATTCCATCGTTTCCCCTGTACCGTCCCTATTTACATTGACCATTTCAGACCCGCGGATAAAAGGATTGGCTGGAGTTTCGGTAAAATATGCCGATCTATCCATTGAAGGGACCGAGCTTAAACAATCGGGCGCCTTGCTGATTACCCATTGGGGTCTTAGTGGACCTGTTGTGCTTAAATTATCGGCATGGGGGGCACGGGAGCTTAACGAACGAGAGTACAAGGCTCACGTTTGCGTTAATTGGGTGGGAAGGCGGGGCGAATTGGTTCAAGAAGAGATGAAAGGCATGCGAACCGATTTTCCCAGGGGCGCTGTGTCTGTGCGGCCCCTTGGTGATCTACCTCATCGATTGTGGGAACGGCTTGTGAGCGCGGCGGGGTTGGTCCGCGATCGCCGATGGGCGGACCTTACAAAAACAGAATCCGTTCGTTTAGGGGATGAGCTGACCCGCGGACGTTTTTTAGTTTCTGGAAAAAGCGCGTTCAAAGAAGAGTTTGTTACCGCGGGGGGGGTCCGTTTGAAAGAGATCAATTTTTCGACTATGGAAAGCCGGCTTTGTCCAAAACTTTACTTTGCGGGTGAACTCTTAGACATTGATGGGGTCACAGGAGGGTTCAACTTTCAGAGCGCTTGGACAACCGGTTGGCTTGCGGGTCGTGCCGCTGGGGGAGGTCGTTAGAATGGAAAACGCACCAAAAAATTTCTCGATCCGGTTTCATGGGGGGGCGGATGAGGTGACGGGCTCCCGCCATTTGGTGGAATATGGAGATTCCCGAATCCTGATGGATTGCGGCCTCTATCAAGGGCATCGTCACGAGGCGTTGCTCAAAACCCGGTCTTTCCCCGCGGATCCCAAATCCATTTCCTCCGTTCTCCTTTCCCACGCGCACATTGACCATTCGGGAGGATTGCCCCTGTTGGTGAAGGAAGGTTTTCGCGGGGGGATTCACTGCACGGAGCCGACGGCGGATCTCCTCCGCATCATGTTGATGGATTCCGCCATTTTGCAGGAGGAAGACGCTAAATTTTTCAATAAAATCCATGCCGCCGAAGGCCTCCGCATTGAGCCCCTTTATGACAAAGAGGATGTGGAGAGGACCTTGGCGGTGTTGAAAACCCATCCCTACGACGAATCGTTTGAAGTGGTTCCCGGGGTGGAAGGCGCTTTTTTTAACGCGGGCCACGTCTTGGGATCCGCCATGGTTCACCTGGGGCTGCGAACATTGAAACGAAAACGGCATCTCCTTTTTACGGGGGACTTGGGTCGCCGGGAGAGTATTTTAATGGATCCACCTAAAATCCCCGCCCACGTGGACTACCTTCTGATTGAAACCACTTACGGAGGGCGCACCCACCCGCCGGTGCATGAGGCCGAAGCGTTCCTGACCAACGTGATCAACCGGTCCGAAAAGGAGGGGGGGCCCATCCTGATCCCCAGTTTTGCGTTGGAACGGACCCAGGAACTCGTGTTCATCTTGGAAAAACTTCTCCGACAAAAGAAAATAAAGCCTATTCACATCTATGTGGATAGCCCCATGGCCACGAACATAACCGAAATATTTCAGAAACATATGAGCCATGTCAGTTTGTCAAAAGAATTTAGGGATTTTGCTGTTAAGGATGGGGACCCCTTTGGGTTCGGGTCTGTTCGCTATGTTCGATCGGTGGAGGAATCCAAGCGGTTGATGAATACCCCCGGCCGAAAAATTATTATGGCGGGATCAGGGATGTGTGAGGGAGGGAGGATTCTTCATCATCTGCGCAATTTGGTGGGATTCTCCCACACGACGATCGTGATTGTGGGTCACCAGGCGTCCGGGACCCTGGGCCGTCGGCTCGTGGAAGGATCCCGTAAGGTGAAAATATTCGGGCTCATGCACGCCGTGGCGGCGGAAGTCCAGGTTTTGACTCACCTTTCCTCCCACGCGGATCAAGAGGACTTGGCGTGGTTCGTCCGTAGCCTTTCGCCTCGTCCGGCACAGACCTTTCTTGTCCATGGGGACCAGACCCAGCGGGAAGCCCTTCGCGACCGCCTGAAATCCGAGGGGATTGACCGTGTGATTACCCCCCGATTTGGCGAGGTGTTCGAACTGGATTAGTTTTAGTTGTTTCCCTTCCGATAGGAAAATCCTGTTGAGAAAACGATCGTTTTTTTTGACCCTTGACCGAGACGACCAGTAAGGCTAGAATCCATTCTTCCAATTCCACACGCTGACCCAGGAGGTTTACAGGCTATGCAAGGTTTAACATCGTTCGAACAAATTGCCATATGGTGCGTTTTGGGTGTCGCCATCATTGGTTTATGGTATGCCTATTTTCTACGGAAGCAGATTTTGCGGGAAGATTCTGGAACGCCCAAAATGAAAGAAGTGTGGAACGCCATTCGGGAAGGCGCGGACGCTTATCTGGGCCAACAATTGAAATCCATTCTGCCGTTAATCGGTGTGTTAACGGTGGCGCTCTTCTACTCGGTCTACATCGTCCCTCCTACTCCGGAAGCCATGGAGCGGTTTCACGGGATGACGGAAGACCGCGTGCGGATGATCATCGGGTTGGCGCGGGCGGGGGCGTTCGTTATGGGGGCTTTTTTTAGCTTGATGGTGGGCCAGATCGGAATGCGGATGGCGGTGCAAGCCAACGTCCGCGTGGCCTCGGCGGCGCGACGTTCCTTTGGTGACGCGCTCCGGATTGCCTATCGAGCGGGGACCGTGACTGGGATGTTGACCGACGGTTTAGGTCTTTTAGGCGGAACGGTGATCTTTATTATCCTCGGCATTGCCGCGCCGGACGCTCTTTTAGGTTTTGGTTTTGGTGGGACTCTCCTCGCTCTCTTTATGCGTGTGGGTGGTGGTATCTTTACAAAGGCCGCGGACGTGGGGGCCGATTTGGTGGGGAAAGTCGAAGCGGGCATTCCTGAAGACGATCCACGCAATCCGGCCGTCATTGCGGATTTGGTGGGCGACAACGTGGGAGACTGCGCGGGGATGGCCTCGGATATTTTCGAGTCCTACGAAGTGACCATCGTGGCCGGACTAATTCTAGGTTTAGCCCTTATGCACATTACCGGGCGAATGGAGTGGATTGTGTTTCCCCTCATGGTGCGGGGCATCGGGGTCCTCTCTTCGATTTTCGGAACCTATGTCGTGAAAGAGGGGCCGGGGGGGGCGGGGAACGCGATGAAAGCGATTTTCAAGGGGTTCTTGGTTTCAGCGGCCATCAGCGCGGGTCTCTTCTTCATCGCGGGATACTTTTATCTGCGTGGGCCTGAAATGGACGCTTGGGGTGGTTGGTGGCGGATTCCGATGGCAGTGGCTTCGGGTGTTCTGTTGGCTATTCTTATTGATCGGTTGACCGAACACTTTACGGGAACCGAAGCTTCCCCCGTCAAAGAAATTAAAAAGTCAGCGGACACGGGGCCGGCGACCCTCATCCTCCAGGGCATTTCAACGGGTTTCGAAAGCTCCGTCTGGTCGATCCTCGTTATTGCCCTGACGATCGTTTCTTCCATCGGGATTTTTGGCACGATTCCCGGATTGGACCCGGCCCAGCGGGTGACGTTTATTCTGTATGGGGTGGCCATGACAGGTATTGGAATGTTGACCCTGACCGGCAATAACGTGGCCATGGACTCGTTCGGTCCTATTGCGGACAACGCGAACGGAATCGGGGAAATGTCCTGGTCCGGAATGACAGATCCTGAAACGAAGGCGGCACAACGGATTATGGCGGATCTCGACGGGGTCGGAAACACGACCAAGGCCATCACTAAGGGCGTGGCAATCGGTTCCGCCGTTATCGCGGCCGTTGCCCTCTTTGGTTCCTTTTTGGTGGACGTCGCTCGATCGCAAATTGAGCATAAGGTTGAGCCGGATAAACTTATCACGGCGCTGGGGATTCGGGTCGATGTGCCCATCGTTTTTGTGGGTATGTTGATCGGGGGCGCCCTTCCCTGGCTCTTTTCTTCCTTCGCCATTCAAGCGGTGAGTCGCGCGGCGGCCAAAATCGTTCAGGAGTGCCGTCGTCAGTTCAAGTTGGGCGTTTTGGAGGGAAAGGTTCCGGTGGATTATCGGCAGGCGGTGTCCATTTCGACCACGGCGGCTCAAAAAGAATTGGTGAGTTTAGCTCTGTTGGGCATCCTCACGCCTATTCTCGTGGGTCTGGTGTTCCAGGTGGAAGCCCTGGGCGGGTTTTTGGCCGGACTTATTTTGTCGGGTCAGCTCCTCGCGGTCTTTATGAACAATTCCGGTGGCGCTTGGGACAACGCGAAGAAACTGCTTGAAGAGGAACCGCGGAGCCTTGCCGACAACACGGGCAAAGGTTCTGAGCGACACAAAGCAACGGTCGTGGGAGATACCGTGGGCGACCCGTTAAAAGACACGTCAGGGCCCGCGCTGAACCCTATGATTAAAGTGGTCAACCTGGTGGCCGTCATTATTGCTCCCATTGTGGTGGGGTTTCAACCCCTGGGGGCGAAGGGATGGACGGTGGCGGCCCTTCTCCTCGCAACGCTTATTTGGGCGATTCGCCGGTCCAAAAAACCGGTGGAAGATATGACGAAAGCGGTCTAAAACCCTTTCAGGGTTATTGTGTTTGAGCGGGGCGGGTCGCCGAACGGGCGGTCCGCCCCGCTCAACTTAGAAGAAGTAGGTCAGAGACAGGTAGGTTTGATCGTTGTTATCAAAAAAACCAATTTGACTGGAAGGGGGGCCGCCGTAAATATCCACCCCCAGTTCAATTCCCACATTCGGGATGTATCCCACATTGATTTTAGGATTGTGGTAAAAACTTTTATCGGTCAAGTTAACGAAGCCCAGGTAACCCAGCTTAATGTTGCCACTGAGGATTTCCACGGAACACTGGCCGCTGAGTGACGATGTTTTTTGTTTGTGGGGCGCTAATGAGGTTTCGAAGTCGCGGATATGGCTCTGACTGTAGGACAAGTTCATGTAAGAGTTTGAAGGCCCGTTGTAGTCGAATCCTCCCACAGCCGTAATCAGGGGTTTCCTTTTTTCTTCCAAGGTCGAGGTGATGAAGCTATGACTGGACACATAGCTTGCGTCCCCGCGTAATCCGAAGCTTCCCATCGTCGTTTCAAATTCTAAACCGTAAACTTCTTCCCTCAAATAGCGGAATTCTAAGGGAACAGTGGTGTTTTTGGACCAGAGAACGAGATCTTCGACAGAAGCTTCATGTCCGGGAGGTGGGGGTGGTGGTGGGATCGGGAACGCGGCCATGGAAGGGGTGTCTCGTCTGTGGTTGAGATAGACCAAGGCCAAGTCGATCCGGCCAATGGTGCCGGAAAGACGTCCCCCGTAGCCGGCATCTTTCAATGTTTGGGCGGGGGATTTTTCCTGGATCCCAATCGGCCCATATTTTTTTTCCAAATGACCAAAGTAGGACCAGTCATCACCCGAATAATAAAAAGCGGATTTTTCAAAAAAGGGGATAAAAATACCTTGAAGATTTAAATAATCCGTGAGGAACTCCAAATTGGCCATAGGAACAGGAATTTTGCGGTCCGCCCGCGTTTTGGTGAGCCCTTGGGTGAGATCTTCGGGATTGAGGATATCCAGGGGACTTATTTCATCGGCTTTTCCCCATCGGACGATTTGGTTTCCCAAACGCAAATTAATGTGTTCGGAGGCCAGGTTGAGGTAAATGTTATAAGGGCGGACTTTTCCGTCCACCATCCATTGTCCCGCCACCGCTTGAACCGTGGGATTGGGAAGGTATTTCACCTGAGCGTTAATGTCCGTGGTGGTTTTCGATTTTTCTTCAAACAAATTGTCTTTCTGGGTGTCCCAATTAAAACGGTTATTGATTTTTGCGGTCAGTTTAATCGGGAGAGGTTTGGGGGGCGGTCTTTGGGTCCAGCCCTCCCCTGTGGCAAAGAAAAACAGGCCCAGAAGGGCGCCCGATTTCCAAAAAAGGGGGAGGAGTCTCACGGTGGCGTTACCGTGTCTGCTTCAGAAAGCCTCGGGTAAACATGCGGTTGGGAAGGCCATCGTTGTATTTGATTTGAGTGGTACGCAGGATCGTTTGGGTGTTTCGCTCGGAATTTTTCATTTCCACTTCCATGGCGGTCCAAATGTCTTGGATTTTTTCGAGTCGCCGAACTGTAAATATTTTCGTGGGTTGACGAATCACCCGGGTGTAATATTCGACACGCAATGGGATGTAAATGTCTTTGGGGATCCAGGAAATCCATCGCTTGTATTGGGACGATTTCGGATCCAAAGGAACGCTTTCAATCACCCAACACTCCCGACCGCTCCTGGATTCTTCCCGGAGAAGGGTGTGGGTGTCTTTGTCCACATTGCGCTCTTGCATGTCTTCATACGTGAAGTCCGTGTTCACAAAATCACTGTTTTTTTGTGAGGACGCGATGCGTCGATCGCGACCGATTACCGGGAGATAAAGGAACTGCTCATCGTCTTTCCCCTCCACTTGCCACGAAAGAAAGCAGGTCCCATCAATGGACGCGGGGGCCGTAAAACGGATGTAGCTTTTCGTCAGGGGTCCAAAATCTTTTACGGCCGAAATCATCGACCGCGCCTGAGTCACCCCGGACCTGTCGGTCAAAAGCATTTCGACTTTGGCGTAACTGTCCTTGCCATCGTCTCGGTCATTGACCCGTTGCACGATGGTTCTTCCGTCCAGTTTTTCGGCCGAAAAAGAAACCATTGGTAAGGCCAACAGAAGGGCAGAAGCAAGAACGATAGGGATCATGAGTGACTCCTTAATGTTTTATGGTTTAACTCTAGCCCCAAGCCTTTCTCATGTCAAGGGGAGGGAGTCCCCTATCGATTTTTGGGAATGGTTTGAAGGGTAAAGGGATTGAACCTGTTTTTAGCAAAAATGTACCAAGCGGCGGTGGACGTGAACCCGCGATCCTGGCGAACCCAGTCCAGCCCCCCTTCCTTGTTCGGGGCGTAGGGGATTGCGCGCGTCGTTTGCCCCTTTATTTTTCGATCAATCAAGAGCGCGTCCAATTGATTGGAGTAAAAGTTCGCCCGATCTTCCTTCCCAGAGACATAATAGGCGCACGCCATTTGACCCACCCCATCGGCCCATATGTTTTGGACGTCTGTCCGCGCGCTATGAAAAAAACCCATCACGCGCCGGCCGTTGACGCGCAGCGTTTTCCGATACCGGAAATCGCTTTCAGGAATGCCCAGGGCGTTGGCGTAGGAGGATCCCAAGGCGAGAACTTGCCAGGAGTACAGATCCAGGGGAAGGCGGCTCCCCACCAAGACCGAATGGAGCCATGTACGGATGTCTCGGGGGATTGTTTTTTCTCCAACGAGTTTCAAGGCCGCGTAGCAATCCAGGTTTCCTTCCGGATGTCCAGAGGATTCATGCAAGGCTGTGTCGCTCCGACGCCACCCGTGGCGGATATACCCGCCTGGGGAGGCGGGCTGGTAAAAAGAAACCAAAAGGTCCCGCAAGAGGTTTTTGAGCGTGGCGTATCGATCGGGGCCATAGCGTTGCCCGTAGTAGTGGGCCGCGATGAGAAGCCAGGCCATATCCCCCATCCACCGATCCGACCCGTGCGGCGCGAGAAAGGCAGATCCTTCCGCGGAATCCTTGAGGTACATGTCCTGATAAAACCCACGGGGTTCGCCCTTCACAAAAAAGTTTTGTCGGCTTGCGTCCAGGTTCAATTCATCCGTGGCCCTCGAATAAAAATCAAGAATACGGGCCGCCCTGTCTCGGTCGTCCTTTAAAATAAAAACGATGGCGGCCAGGGCGTTGTTAAACGTTTGGGCGCGGTTGTCTTCCATGGAAGATAACAATTGTTGCTCAAAGGAACCGGTGTCTTGAATGGTTTTGAGCCATTCGTAGACAAGGGGGTCTTCCGGGAGGGCTCTTTTGTCTCGTCGGGCAGTGAACCCGAACCCTTTTTTGTTGCGGGCCGGATCTAATCGTGGCCCATCCGGAATTGGGGTGGCCATCATCCCAGGACGTCCGGGGCCAATCTCATCCATAGAGAGAGTTCCCACTTCGGCGGTTCCCGCCACGGCCAAGGAAAGGCGAATGGGACGATTTAAATCCCCATCTCCTCCCCACCCATATTCAAAACTTTCAGGGTAAAGGACAACGGGTTCCCATTTGGACGAATACTGGGTGAGGGGATATCGACAAAGAAAGACGGATCCATCCTGATCCTGTATTTTGACTTCTAACGTTGCTCCCGAATCGGCGCGGAAAAGAAAAGTGAGGGGCCGCCCCTCGAAATCGGTTTCGTCCCAATCACGCGAAATTTGGACCCACCGATGGCCGGGTCCCTGAAGCGTAAAATTCAAATCCAGGCGAACCCCATCAATGCCTTTTGTTGGCTGGAGGGTGAGAGAACTTTCATTATCGGTTTCAATGGTCCATAGGGTGGGGCTGTCCCAATCGGATCCTCCGGCATGGAGGGTTCGAACATCGAACCCGAACATGGAAATAAGGAGGATGACCCCCCAAGAAACAGGACTCAAGATATTTAGTGGAGAACCCATAGCCGTGATGCTACATTTGAGTTAGGGAAATTGCCAGTTTTTTCATTTTGATCCGCAAGACCCGTCTCCTGTTCAGAGGTTGGATGTGCTAAACTCTTTCAGCCGCGAACAAGTGAACGCGAGCCTCGGAGGATCTCATGAAAAGATCGTTTTTATACAGTGCGTTGATGGCGGTGATCATTGGGGCTGGCGTTCACGCGGAGGAAGGGAAGAAGTGCCCCATGACAGGAGATTGCGAGACTCAAAAGGCCCAGAGGGTTGAGGCTCGGGTGGCCGAATTAAAAAAAGAATTGGGTTTGAGCGCGGAGCAAGAAACCAAAGTGAAGGCTACTTTGGAAGCCGCTATGACAAAGAAATGCGCCATCAATGAAGAATCCAGCGAAAAAGTCAGTGCCATAAAGGAATCGACATCCGCTGAGTTGAAAGGGATTTTGACCCCGGATCAACAGACCAAGTTCGATGCCATGTCCAAACCTTGCTGTGTTTTAGCGGGCCAAAAAGGACATACCTGCCCCTTGGTGGACAAGAAGGCTCCTTGTTGCGCAAAGGCGGGAGAGAAAGGGCACAAATGTCCAGTGAAAGAAAAGGCCGCCGCGTGTTGCCCCCACTTGGGAGAAAAGACAAAGAAATAGTTTTATTCCTTGTAGGATGTTTTAATCCCCCCGCTTCGGGATACGTCCCGTGGCGGGGGTTTTTTTAGGGGGATCAAGGAAAATAGTATAATGGCCCTTCCCCATGACCCCTGAATTCGTTCACCTTCATAATCATACCGAGTATAGTCTTTTGGATGGGGCGACCCGCCTCACGGACGAAAAAGGCAATCCTTCCGAGTTCATTAAATCCATGGCCGCGGCAAAATACCCAGCGCTGGCCATCACGGATCACGGTAATCTTTTCGGGGCCATCGAGTTTTACTCCGTTTGTACCGATGTGGGAATTAAGCCCATCATTGGCATGGAATCCTACATCGCACCGAATTCACGCTTGGACCGGCACGGCAGTCCTTCGGAAGCCTCCAACCACCTGACCCTCCTGGCGATGAATGAAACCGGGTATAAAAATCTCATGAAACTTTCCTCCCGGTCTTTCCTGGAGGGCTACTACTACAAGCCTCGGATCGATAAGGAAATTTTGGCTCAACACGCGGAAGGGCTGGTGGGACTTTCCGGGTGTTTAAAGGGGGAGGTCCCGAGCGCCCTTTTGGCGGATCGACCGGAAAAGGCCGAAAAGGCGCTGGACGCCTACCGACAAATTTTCGGGAAAGAGAACTTTTTTATCGAACTCATGGACCACGGTCTTGCCGACCAAAAAAAGGTGTTCCCTCGGTTGGTGGAGTTGGCTAAAAAGTTTGACGCTCCCCTGGTGGCCACCAACGATTGCCATTATTTCCGGAAAGAGGACAACCAGGCCCACGATGTTTTGCTCTGTATTGGGACCGGGAAAACCCTCGACGACCCGAAACGGCTTCGTTACGCGGCGCCGGAGTTTTATTACAAGTCGTCCGCCGAGATGTTGCAGGTGTTCGGGGAAGTTCCCCAGGCACTGAAAAATACCCTGGCCATCGCGGAACGGGCCCATTTGGAAATGAAATTCAATCAGATCCTCCTTCCTCGCTATGACGTGCCCGTGGGCGATTCCCCGGAGAGCTATTTGGAAAAGCTCTGTCTGGAAGGCCTCAAAAAACGAATGGGTCACATCCGGCCCGACTACAAGACGCGGCTGGATTACGAACTGGGCATTATTCGCAAAATGGGGTTTGCCACCTACTTCCTGATCGTCTGGGATTTTATCCGCTACGCCCGCACCCAGGGTATCCCCGTGGGGCCGGGCCGTGGGTCGGGCGCGGGGGCGTTAACGGCGTACGCGTTGTCTATTACGAACATCGACCCCATTACAAACGGTCTCCTCTTCGAGCGGTTCTTGAACCCTGAACGGCGCTCCATGCCGGATTTGGACATTGACTTCTCCGATGACGGTCGTGAAAAAGTCATTGCCTATGTCCGCCAAAAATATGGGGAAGCCTGTGTGGCCCAAATTATTACCTTCGGTTCCATGTTGGCACGTTCGGTGGTGCGGGACGTGGGGCGCGTGTTGGGGATCCCTTTACCGGAAGTCGATCGGGTGTGCCGCTTGATCCCGAAGGAATTGGGAACCACCCTTCACAGCGCACTGGGCGCTGTGACGGAGTTGCAGCAACTGACGAAAACAGATCCCCAAGTGAAACGGCTCTTGGACCTGGCCCAACGATTGGAGGGGCTCAAGCGTCACACTGGTGTGCACGCGGCGGGGACCATCATTGCCGCGGGGGAGCTGACGGAGCACGTCCCTCTGGCCAAAGGGTCACGGGACGTGGTCACCACTCAATACAATGATGAAGGCCTTCTGAAGCTGGGGCTTTTGAAAGTGGACTTCCTCGGTCTGCGCACGTTGTCCGTGATCCGGGACGCGGTCACCCTTGTACGGGCCCGTCACGTGCCGGATTTTGATATTGATAAAATTCCCGTGGATGACCCGGCCGCCTTTAAACTTCTGGCCCAAGCGAAAACCGCGGGAGTGTTTCAATTGGAATCCGGTGGGATGCGCGACCTTCTTCGCAAACTGAAGCCCACCACCCTTTCGGACGTGACCGCGTTGATTTCTCTTTATCGTCCGGGTCCCATGGGATCGGGCATGTTGGACGAATTCGTATCCCGCAAACACGCCCGGTCGAAAGTTCGTTTTGACCATCCCTCTTTAGAACCTTTATTGGCCGACACCTACGGGATTATTGTTTACCAAGAACAGGTCATGCAGATCGCCCAGGTTTTGGCCGGGTACACGCCCGGGCAGGCCGACGTGCTTCGGAAAGCCATGGGCAAAAAAATCCCCGAAATCCTTCAACAACAGAAAGAAACTTTTATGAAAGGCTGTGCAGAGAAAAAGGTCGAAAAAAAGATTGCGGAAAAAGTTTTCGACCTGGTCGTTCAGTTCGGGGGATACGGGTTCAACAAAAGTCACGCCTCGGCCTACGGGTTGGTGAGTTACCAGACCGCTTTTTTGAAAGCCAATTTCCCGGTGGAATTTATGACGGCCCTCCTGACTTCGGAAATCGGTCATTCGGCTCTTGGATCCAAGGAAGTGGAATCTAAATTGGTTATTTATATGGGGGAATCCCAGGACATGGGGATTCTCATTCTTCCCCCCGATGTTCAGAAATCCGAGGACGATTT carries:
- the dnaE gene encoding DNA polymerase III subunit alpha is translated as MTPEFVHLHNHTEYSLLDGATRLTDEKGNPSEFIKSMAAAKYPALAITDHGNLFGAIEFYSVCTDVGIKPIIGMESYIAPNSRLDRHGSPSEASNHLTLLAMNETGYKNLMKLSSRSFLEGYYYKPRIDKEILAQHAEGLVGLSGCLKGEVPSALLADRPEKAEKALDAYRQIFGKENFFIELMDHGLADQKKVFPRLVELAKKFDAPLVATNDCHYFRKEDNQAHDVLLCIGTGKTLDDPKRLRYAAPEFYYKSSAEMLQVFGEVPQALKNTLAIAERAHLEMKFNQILLPRYDVPVGDSPESYLEKLCLEGLKKRMGHIRPDYKTRLDYELGIIRKMGFATYFLIVWDFIRYARTQGIPVGPGRGSGAGALTAYALSITNIDPITNGLLFERFLNPERRSMPDLDIDFSDDGREKVIAYVRQKYGEACVAQIITFGSMLARSVVRDVGRVLGIPLPEVDRVCRLIPKELGTTLHSALGAVTELQQLTKTDPQVKRLLDLAQRLEGLKRHTGVHAAGTIIAAGELTEHVPLAKGSRDVVTTQYNDEGLLKLGLLKVDFLGLRTLSVIRDAVTLVRARHVPDFDIDKIPVDDPAAFKLLAQAKTAGVFQLESGGMRDLLRKLKPTTLSDVTALISLYRPGPMGSGMLDEFVSRKHARSKVRFDHPSLEPLLADTYGIIVYQEQVMQIAQVLAGYTPGQADVLRKAMGKKIPEILQQQKETFMKGCAEKKVEKKIAEKVFDLVVQFGGYGFNKSHASAYGLVSYQTAFLKANFPVEFMTALLTSEIGHSALGSKEVESKLVIYMGESQDMGILILPPDVQKSEDDFSVESPPEQKKTPAIRFGLVAVKNVGEGAVASVLEARRGGPFHSLGDFCSRVDTRQVNRKVLESLIKAGAFDGFRPVLGEESDAVRMPELCRWRAQLLFDVDGALSRSSSAREEASVGQGALFDMGTVAQAKPAPRSNGAAPVVAPCSEHELLANEKEVLGFYLSGHPLARFRKELSSYTTHTLGTLPESGTVRVAGMIVNTKKTITKNGNAMSRFKLEDLDGELECVVFPKTYTPDVAKVLVAHEMVVVKGRVELRADDKNLLVEEVVALKESRARFVKRLVLKLATAGLEDELVGKIHKICAGHPGPCRVCFELDTPTHGAFRLVSDCAVAPTDGLLTELQNLVGRDRVELQA